A stretch of the Bradyrhizobium arachidis genome encodes the following:
- the dxs gene encoding 1-deoxy-D-xylulose-5-phosphate synthase, with translation MNEYSKTPLLDTIRTPDDLRKLKIEQVRQVADELRQETIDAVSVTGGHFGAGLGVVELTTAIHYIFDTPRDRLIWDVGHQAYPHKILTGRRDRIRTLRTGGGLSGFTKRSESDYDPFGAAHSSTSISAGLGMAVARDLSGGKNNVIAVIGDGAMSAGMAYEAMNNAGAMNSRLIVILNDNDMSIAPPVGAMSAYLSRLYSGKTYRTLRDAAKQINKRLPKIIANRANRVEEYSRGFMMDGGTLFEELGFYYVGPIDGHNLDHLLPVLKNVRDMETGPILVHVVTQKGKGYGPAEASADKYHAVVKFDVATGTQAKAKPNAPAYQNVFGQSLVKEAQKDERIVAITAAMPSGTGVDIFNKAFPDRTFDVGIAEQHAVTFAAGLASEGYKPFCAIYSTFLQRGYDQIVHDVAIQNLPVRFAIDRAGLVGADGATHAGSFDNAYLGCLPNMVIMAASDEAELVHMVATQVAINDRPSSLRYPRGEGRGIDMPDVGIPLEIGKGRVVRQGNKIALLSFGTRLAECEKAADELAAHGLSTTIADARFMKPLDTELVLKLARDHEILITIEEGSVGGFGSHVAQFLTDQGVLDSGAVRFRSMVLPDVFQDHDTPNAMYGRAGLDAKGIVAKVFEALGKDVKAETVKLA, from the coding sequence GTGAACGAATATAGCAAAACGCCGCTTCTCGACACGATCCGGACTCCGGATGACCTGCGCAAGTTGAAGATCGAACAGGTCCGCCAGGTTGCCGACGAGCTGCGGCAGGAGACCATCGACGCCGTTTCCGTGACCGGCGGCCATTTCGGCGCGGGCCTCGGCGTGGTCGAGCTCACCACCGCGATCCATTACATCTTCGACACGCCGCGTGACCGGCTGATCTGGGACGTCGGCCACCAGGCCTATCCGCACAAGATCCTCACCGGACGGCGCGACCGCATCCGCACCCTGCGCACCGGCGGCGGCCTCTCCGGCTTCACCAAGCGCAGCGAGAGCGACTACGATCCGTTCGGCGCCGCGCACTCCTCGACCTCGATCTCGGCGGGCCTCGGCATGGCCGTGGCGCGCGACCTCTCGGGCGGCAAGAACAACGTGATCGCCGTGATCGGCGACGGCGCAATGAGCGCCGGCATGGCCTATGAGGCCATGAACAACGCCGGTGCGATGAACTCGCGCCTGATCGTCATCCTCAACGACAACGACATGTCGATTGCGCCTCCGGTCGGCGCGATGAGCGCGTATCTGTCGCGGCTCTATTCGGGCAAGACCTATCGCACGCTGCGCGATGCGGCCAAGCAGATCAACAAGCGCCTGCCCAAGATCATCGCCAACCGCGCCAACCGCGTCGAGGAATACTCGCGCGGCTTCATGATGGACGGCGGCACGCTGTTCGAGGAGCTCGGCTTTTATTACGTCGGCCCGATCGACGGCCATAACCTCGACCACCTGCTGCCCGTGCTGAAGAACGTCCGCGACATGGAGACCGGCCCGATCCTGGTCCACGTCGTGACCCAGAAGGGCAAGGGCTACGGTCCCGCGGAAGCCTCCGCCGACAAGTATCACGCCGTCGTCAAGTTCGACGTCGCGACCGGTACCCAGGCCAAGGCCAAGCCGAACGCGCCGGCCTACCAGAACGTGTTCGGCCAGAGCCTCGTCAAGGAAGCCCAGAAGGACGAGAGGATCGTCGCCATCACCGCGGCGATGCCGTCCGGCACCGGCGTCGACATCTTCAACAAGGCGTTCCCGGACCGCACCTTCGACGTCGGCATCGCCGAGCAGCATGCGGTGACCTTCGCAGCCGGCCTTGCCAGCGAAGGCTACAAGCCGTTCTGCGCGATCTACTCGACCTTCCTGCAGCGCGGCTACGACCAGATCGTGCATGACGTCGCGATCCAGAACCTGCCCGTGCGCTTTGCCATCGACCGCGCCGGCCTCGTCGGCGCCGACGGCGCGACGCATGCCGGCTCGTTCGACAACGCCTATCTCGGCTGTCTGCCCAACATGGTGATCATGGCGGCAAGCGACGAAGCCGAACTCGTGCACATGGTGGCGACTCAGGTTGCGATCAACGACCGCCCGAGCTCGCTGCGCTATCCGCGCGGCGAAGGCCGCGGCATCGACATGCCCGACGTCGGCATTCCCCTCGAAATCGGCAAGGGCCGCGTCGTCCGCCAGGGCAACAAGATTGCGCTGCTCTCCTTCGGCACCCGTCTGGCCGAATGCGAGAAGGCCGCCGACGAGCTCGCCGCGCATGGTCTGTCGACCACGATCGCGGATGCGCGCTTCATGAAGCCGCTGGATACCGAGCTGGTGCTCAAGCTCGCCCGCGACCACGAGATCCTGATCACGATCGAGGAAGGCTCGGTCGGCGGTTTCGGCTCGCATGTCGCCCAGTTCCTGACCGACCAGGGCGTGCTCGACAGCGGCGCGGTCCGCTTCCGCTCCATGGTGCTGCCCGACGTGTTCCAGGATCACGACACGCCGAACGCGATGTATGGCCGCGCCGGTCTCGACGCCAAGGGCATCGTCGCCAAGGTGTTCGAAGCGCTCGGCAAGGACGTCAAGGCCGAGACCGTCAAGCTCGCCTGA
- a CDS encoding nucleoside 2-deoxyribosyltransferase gives MKIYLAGPDVFLPDAVGIGERKRAICAAHGLTGLYPLDNVIDLAANDASRQIFAGNEAMMDAADAIIANLTPFRGPGADAGTAYELGYMAGRGKLCLAYCNDPAIYADRVRRFGDVASNDGRLVDAHGLTVEDFGLTDNLMMIHALELHGCPLVMPTETPADIWRDLAAFETCVRMAAAR, from the coding sequence ATGAAAATCTATCTGGCAGGTCCCGATGTGTTCCTGCCGGACGCGGTGGGGATCGGCGAGCGCAAGCGCGCGATCTGTGCTGCGCACGGGCTCACCGGCCTCTATCCCCTCGACAATGTGATCGATCTCGCGGCGAACGACGCCTCGCGGCAGATCTTTGCCGGCAACGAGGCCATGATGGACGCGGCCGACGCCATCATCGCCAATCTCACGCCATTTCGCGGACCCGGCGCCGACGCCGGCACCGCCTATGAGCTCGGCTACATGGCCGGCCGCGGCAAGCTGTGCCTTGCCTATTGCAACGATCCCGCAATCTATGCCGACCGCGTGCGACGCTTCGGCGACGTCGCCAGCAACGATGGACGCCTGGTCGATGCGCACGGCCTGACGGTCGAGGATTTTGGCCTCACCGACAATCTCATGATGATCCATGCGCTGGAGCTGCATGGCTGTCCGCTGGTGATGCCGACTGAGACGCCCGCCGATATCTGGCGCGATCTTGCCGCGTTCGAGACCTGCGTCCGGATGGCGGCCGCGCGATAG
- a CDS encoding TlyA family RNA methyltransferase: MSPARKRADVLLVERGLFESRARARAAIEAGLVMADDKPVVKPSETIAEDAVLQAEPAHPYVSRGGVKLAGALERYPIEIEDHVCLDVGASTGGFTEVLLANGASLVFAIDVGTGQLHPSLQGHPKIVSMEETDIRAFEGKRLPARPDVVVIDVSFISLKTVLPVALSLAAAPMSLLALIKPQFEAERKHNKRGIIRDAAVHQAICDDIAAFAASLGCTDIAVFPSSIAGGDGNIEFFLGARRG, encoded by the coding sequence ATGTCCCCTGCCCGCAAGCGCGCGGATGTTTTGCTGGTCGAGCGCGGCCTGTTCGAGAGCCGGGCGCGGGCGCGCGCGGCGATCGAGGCCGGCCTCGTCATGGCCGATGACAAACCGGTCGTAAAACCCTCTGAGACGATTGCGGAAGACGCTGTGCTGCAGGCCGAGCCGGCGCATCCCTACGTCTCGCGCGGCGGCGTCAAGCTCGCAGGTGCGCTCGAGCGCTATCCGATCGAGATCGAGGACCATGTCTGCCTCGACGTCGGCGCCTCCACCGGCGGATTCACCGAGGTTCTCCTGGCAAACGGCGCGAGCCTCGTCTTCGCCATCGACGTCGGCACCGGTCAATTGCATCCTTCGCTGCAGGGGCATCCGAAGATCGTTTCGATGGAAGAGACCGACATCCGCGCTTTCGAAGGCAAGCGCCTGCCGGCCCGGCCCGATGTCGTCGTCATCGACGTCAGCTTCATCTCGCTGAAGACGGTGCTGCCGGTGGCGCTGTCGCTGGCGGCGGCACCGATGAGCCTGCTGGCGCTGATCAAGCCGCAATTCGAGGCCGAGCGAAAGCACAACAAGCGCGGCATCATCCGCGACGCCGCCGTGCATCAGGCGATCTGCGACGACATCGCGGCGTTCGCCGCCTCGCTCGGCTGCACCGACATCGCGGTGTTCCCCTCATCGATCGCCGGCGGCGACGGCAATATCGAATTCTTCCTGGGCGCGCGACGTGGTTGA